A single region of the Ketogulonicigenium vulgare WSH-001 genome encodes:
- a CDS encoding ParB/RepB/Spo0J family partition protein, with protein MKKRRIFDITLPDEDDEIFPAGKIEPEKTEQRRSPMATAISENAGALRERSAIEAEIRAENDALAAEHVRMKQLGLMVDLIPLDQIETYKLVRDRRLGDDLELAELTASIQAIGLSNAIRVEQREDGKYELIQGLRRLSAYRALLKESGDAEKWGRIPAGILPRGEDLEHLYRRMVDENLVRKDISFAEMARLALDYAADPGTKQSDPDRVVAELFQSAGYQKRSYIRQFIRIMDVLGLDLQFAPHIPRALGLKLSTLLDERPEVAHQIRTVLRAMPNRSVADELNLLRQITDGQPAPSDEASDAPVRATTGGVAAPVSRRAKTTFQVPSHMGQARCTAANGRLEIKLDCDFSALDRRKLELALTKLLSDLE; from the coding sequence ATGAAAAAGCGCCGCATCTTTGATATCACCTTGCCGGACGAGGATGATGAAATCTTCCCCGCGGGGAAGATTGAGCCAGAGAAAACCGAACAGCGCCGCTCGCCCATGGCGACCGCCATTTCAGAAAACGCCGGTGCTTTGCGCGAACGCAGCGCCATCGAGGCCGAGATCCGCGCCGAAAATGATGCGCTGGCCGCCGAACATGTGCGGATGAAGCAATTGGGGCTGATGGTTGATCTGATCCCGCTGGATCAGATTGAAACCTATAAGCTGGTGCGTGACCGCCGCCTTGGCGATGATCTGGAACTGGCGGAACTCACCGCCTCGATCCAGGCGATTGGCCTGTCGAACGCCATTCGTGTCGAGCAGCGCGAAGACGGGAAATACGAACTCATCCAGGGTCTGCGCCGCCTCAGCGCCTATCGCGCGCTGCTGAAAGAGTCCGGAGATGCGGAAAAATGGGGCCGCATTCCCGCCGGAATCCTTCCCCGCGGGGAAGATCTGGAACATCTTTATCGCCGCATGGTCGATGAAAATCTGGTGCGCAAAGACATCTCTTTCGCGGAAATGGCGCGCTTGGCGCTGGATTACGCGGCCGATCCCGGCACCAAACAATCCGACCCCGACCGTGTGGTCGCCGAGCTGTTCCAATCGGCGGGCTATCAAAAGCGCAGCTATATCCGCCAATTCATCCGCATCATGGATGTGCTGGGGCTGGATCTGCAGTTCGCGCCGCATATCCCGCGCGCGCTGGGGTTGAAACTTTCGACCTTGCTGGATGAGCGGCCCGAGGTGGCGCACCAGATCCGCACCGTGCTGCGCGCCATGCCGAACCGCTCGGTCGCGGATGAGTTGAACCTGCTGCGCCAGATCACCGATGGCCAACCCGCGCCCAGCGACGAGGCCAGCGACGCGCCGGTGCGGGCAACGACCGGCGGCGTTGCCGCGCCCGTCAGCCGCCGCGCCAAGACCACATTTCAGGTGCCGTCCCATATGGGGCAGGCCCGCTGCACCGCCGCCAATGGGCGGCTCGAGATCAAGCTGGACTGTGATTTCTCGGCCCTTGACCGGCGCAAGCTGGAGCTGGCGCTGACCAAGCTGCTGAGCGATCTGGAATAG
- a CDS encoding AAA family ATPase: MYTHEDLAALQAQSLKMQSFIRKQTFSPEHEKQLRRFSSWEVSELIFKINQSTFRGRLAQDPDLPGGEVEDDGRQRWFSLNEINELRRKIKINRHSLMPPRPAGKRAIRVAISNFKGGAGKSTVALHMAHAAALDGYRVLVVDFDPQATLTHSMGLHDVSEEFTVWGIIARDLVRETDRMNAAPRAAESGTALPQRRLPAAVRDLGLGELRVTDFIKTTAWPTIDIVPSCANAAFVEFASAQYRHLNPDWSFFAAVSRYLDAVPRDSYDLIIFDCPPAIGYQSMNAVFAADVLYIPSGPGYWEYDSTTSFIGQLAEALADLSAGFAGTFPAGKMRLPKTFLDIRFLMTRYEPGNELHRAMLEAFRKVFGDTVAKEPIEMTRAVEQSGRFLSSVYEIDYRTMTRETWRRARASFDRGYDEFKECFLNAWDKMEVEE, translated from the coding sequence ATGTATACCCACGAGGACCTCGCCGCTCTTCAGGCGCAATCGCTGAAGATGCAAAGCTTCATCCGCAAGCAAACCTTCTCACCCGAGCATGAAAAGCAGCTGCGGCGCTTTTCCAGTTGGGAAGTGTCCGAGCTGATCTTTAAGATCAACCAGTCGACCTTTCGCGGTCGCCTCGCCCAGGACCCCGACCTTCCCGGCGGGGAAGTCGAGGACGACGGCCGCCAGCGCTGGTTCAGCTTGAACGAGATCAACGAGCTGCGGCGCAAGATCAAGATCAACCGTCATTCCCTGATGCCGCCCCGCCCCGCCGGCAAGCGCGCGATCCGGGTGGCGATCTCGAACTTTAAAGGCGGCGCGGGCAAATCGACCGTCGCGCTGCATATGGCCCATGCTGCGGCACTGGACGGCTATCGCGTGCTGGTTGTCGACTTTGACCCGCAGGCGACGCTGACCCATTCGATGGGCCTGCATGATGTCTCTGAGGAATTCACCGTCTGGGGCATCATCGCCCGCGACCTCGTGCGCGAGACGGACCGCATGAACGCCGCGCCACGCGCCGCCGAAAGTGGCACCGCCCTGCCCCAGCGCCGCCTGCCCGCCGCCGTGCGCGATCTGGGCCTTGGCGAGCTGCGCGTCACCGATTTCATCAAGACCACCGCTTGGCCGACGATTGATATCGTGCCCTCCTGCGCCAATGCGGCCTTTGTCGAATTCGCCAGCGCCCAGTACCGTCACCTGAACCCGGACTGGTCGTTTTTCGCCGCCGTCTCGCGTTATTTGGATGCGGTGCCGCGCGACAGCTATGACCTGATCATCTTCGACTGCCCGCCCGCGATTGGTTACCAGTCGATGAACGCGGTCTTTGCCGCCGATGTCCTCTATATCCCGTCGGGCCCCGGCTATTGGGAATACGACTCGACCACCTCTTTTATCGGGCAGCTGGCCGAGGCGTTGGCGGATTTGTCCGCAGGTTTTGCCGGAACCTTCCCCGCGGGGAAGATGCGCCTGCCGAAAACCTTCCTCGATATCCGCTTTTTGATGACGCGATACGAGCCCGGAAACGAGCTGCACCGCGCGATGCTAGAGGCGTTTCGTAAAGTATTTGGTGATACGGTTGCCAAAGAGCCGATTGAAATGACCCGCGCGGTCGAACAATCGGGCCGGTTCCTGTCCTCGGTTTACGAGATTGATTATCGTACCATGACGCGGGAAACTTGGCGTCGCGCGCGGGCCTCGTTCGACCGGGGCTATGATGAATTCAAGGAATGCTTCCTGAACGCCTGGGATAAAATGGAGGTGGAAGAATGA
- a CDS encoding LacI family DNA-binding transcriptional regulator: protein MPRRTHDHTTFEAIAAAAGVSLSSVDRVLNERGSVSEKTRQKVLAAAREMGINRNLPEAWHRVQHVDIILPRNQAMHWQVLDQTFQALGVNVPRWLSLHRQRLPQNDFKALRDALLAPPHQRAGLIIAADAAEDIAPALREVMARGEKLVTLTTEVPGLPAHGFSGINNITSGRTAGYLMRRLGSLTDPGAKVLIMQGNARRLEHFQRVEGFRAGLGDIARQIFMHVDETEAGAAERALRRVLADGERISGLYCTGTYSEELGPLMAAMGGARPIWITHDKTPAHEALMQRGLLDFVLDQDSAAQAAWALALMITMLSGEPWTGAPQLAPELRLFCCENLSN, encoded by the coding sequence ATGCCACGGCGCACCCATGATCATACAACATTCGAGGCGATTGCAGCGGCGGCGGGCGTCAGCCTGAGCAGTGTCGACCGGGTGCTGAACGAGCGGGGATCGGTCTCGGAGAAAACGCGGCAAAAGGTTTTGGCCGCTGCGCGCGAGATGGGCATCAACCGCAATCTGCCCGAGGCGTGGCACCGCGTGCAGCATGTCGATATTATCCTGCCGCGCAATCAGGCGATGCATTGGCAGGTGCTGGATCAGACCTTTCAGGCCCTTGGCGTGAATGTGCCGCGTTGGCTGAGCCTGCATCGCCAGCGCTTGCCGCAAAATGATTTCAAGGCTCTGCGCGATGCGTTACTGGCGCCGCCGCATCAGCGCGCCGGTCTGATCATCGCTGCCGATGCGGCCGAAGATATCGCCCCTGCATTGCGCGAGGTGATGGCGCGGGGCGAAAAGCTGGTCACGCTGACAACAGAAGTGCCGGGGCTGCCCGCGCATGGCTTTAGCGGCATCAACAATATCACATCGGGGCGCACCGCGGGTTATCTGATGCGCCGGCTGGGCAGTCTGACCGATCCGGGCGCAAAGGTGCTGATCATGCAGGGCAATGCCCGGCGGCTGGAGCATTTTCAGCGTGTCGAGGGGTTTCGCGCCGGATTGGGCGATATCGCGCGCCAAATTTTCATGCATGTCGATGAAACCGAGGCGGGCGCGGCCGAGCGGGCCTTGCGCCGCGTGCTGGCGGACGGGGAACGCATCAGCGGCCTCTATTGCACCGGCACCTATTCCGAAGAGCTGGGCCCGCTGATGGCGGCCATGGGCGGCGCACGTCCCATCTGGATCACCCATGATAAAACCCCCGCCCATGAGGCGCTTATGCAGCGGGGATTATTGGATTTTGTGTTGGATCAGGATTCTGCGGCGCAGGCGGCTTGGGCACTGGCGCTGATGATCACGATGCTGAGTGGCGAGCCTTGGACCGGTGCGCCGCAACTGGCCCCCGAGCTGCGGCTGTTTTGCTGCGAAAACCTGTCAAACTGA
- a CDS encoding sugar dehydrogenase complex small subunit: MDIKTTPFDMRLSRRSLLQRAAFASVIAFGASVAGTAVFAQGATALNFVTLSQVLTMRDALDPEIGARALDNLTADDADFPAKAQALADAIAAEGFDDMDAFGTFIAGHEDLRETAMKIISAWYLGYTGTMSGNSFNDTARFVTYRGALMYEPTMAETVIPTYSRGAPNYWAEAPASVARD, translated from the coding sequence ATGGATATAAAAACCACTCCTTTTGATATGCGGCTGTCGCGCCGCAGCCTGCTCCAGCGCGCGGCCTTTGCCTCGGTGATCGCCTTTGGCGCCTCTGTGGCGGGGACGGCCGTCTTTGCGCAGGGCGCGACCGCGCTGAACTTTGTCACGCTGTCGCAGGTGCTGACGATGCGTGATGCGCTGGACCCCGAGATCGGCGCCCGCGCGTTGGACAATCTGACCGCCGATGATGCGGATTTTCCGGCCAAGGCGCAGGCTTTGGCCGATGCCATCGCCGCAGAGGGCTTTGACGATATGGATGCCTTTGGCACCTTTATCGCCGGGCACGAAGATCTGCGCGAGACCGCGATGAAGATCATCTCGGCCTGGTATCTGGGCTACACCGGCACGATGAGCGGCAATTCATTCAATGATACCGCCCGTTTCGTCACCTATCGCGGCGCGCTGATGTACGAGCCCACGATGGCTGAGACGGTGATCCCGACCTATTCGCGGGGCGCGCCGAACTATTGGGCCGAAGCGCCTGCATCAGTCGCTCGCGACTGA
- a CDS encoding GMC family oxidoreductase, with translation MADFDADVIVIGSGAVGSNAAYELAKQGLSVILMEAGPRLPRWKILQNFRASPRKGNHNDPYPNLPYASNSFTDGYLENTGSFDLRPGMLRLLGGTTWHWAAATWRFTPEDMKLNSLYGVGRDWPIGYDELEPFYGLAEVELGVAGSDTQDQSGQGRDLAYPPRSTPYPAPPEADTYYFARLRDRIGAEGYNFVHEPNARPTVTYDGRPACTGNNNCMPVCPIGAMYSGNMTAQKAEDEGVQIITEATAYNLEKGEGGKIVAVHYKTPDAESHRLTAKYFMVAANGFETPKLLMISDVANSSDQVGRNLMDHSGMGLQFLADEALWPGRGPVQQGGIFNWREGEFRREHSAIKHALSNNVPNKMIAERLLAQGIVGTELDEKIRDMSARFVDVSTVFEMLPHPENRLQPHATRKDALGIPTLSINYDIDDYVKAAVPVVKEDYANFVRIMGGEVIEDDTGFQNRDHIMGTVIMGDDPATSVVNGECRTWDHDNLFLATTGVIPASGLINPTLTAVALAIRSAQIIAKEI, from the coding sequence ATGGCAGATTTTGATGCCGACGTGATCGTCATCGGTTCGGGCGCGGTGGGAAGCAACGCCGCCTATGAACTGGCAAAACAGGGCCTTTCGGTCATCTTGATGGAGGCAGGCCCGCGTCTGCCGCGCTGGAAGATCCTGCAGAACTTTCGCGCCTCGCCCCGCAAGGGCAACCATAACGACCCCTATCCGAACCTGCCCTATGCGTCGAATTCCTTTACCGACGGCTATTTGGAAAACACCGGATCGTTCGATCTGCGCCCCGGTATGCTGCGCCTTTTGGGCGGCACCACCTGGCACTGGGCGGCGGCGACCTGGCGTTTCACGCCCGAGGATATGAAGCTGAATTCGCTGTACGGCGTCGGGCGCGACTGGCCGATCGGCTATGACGAGCTGGAGCCGTTTTACGGTCTGGCCGAGGTCGAGCTGGGCGTGGCCGGATCGGACACGCAGGACCAAAGCGGGCAGGGCCGTGATCTGGCCTATCCGCCGCGCTCGACCCCCTATCCCGCCCCGCCCGAGGCGGATACCTATTATTTCGCGCGCCTGCGCGATCGGATCGGGGCCGAGGGTTACAACTTTGTGCACGAGCCGAACGCCCGCCCGACGGTGACCTATGACGGTCGCCCCGCCTGCACCGGCAATAACAACTGTATGCCGGTTTGCCCGATTGGCGCGATGTATTCGGGCAATATGACCGCGCAAAAGGCCGAGGATGAGGGTGTTCAGATCATCACCGAGGCGACCGCCTATAACCTTGAAAAAGGCGAAGGCGGCAAGATCGTGGCCGTCCACTATAAGACGCCGGATGCCGAGAGCCATCGCCTGACCGCGAAATATTTCATGGTTGCGGCGAACGGGTTCGAGACGCCGAAGCTTTTGATGATTTCGGACGTGGCGAATTCTTCGGATCAGGTGGGACGTAACCTGATGGACCACTCGGGGATGGGTCTGCAATTCCTGGCGGACGAAGCGCTATGGCCGGGCCGTGGCCCCGTGCAGCAGGGCGGTATCTTTAACTGGCGCGAGGGCGAATTCCGCCGCGAGCATTCGGCCATCAAACATGCCTTGTCGAATAACGTGCCGAACAAGATGATCGCCGAGCGTTTGCTGGCGCAGGGCATCGTCGGTACCGAGCTGGACGAGAAAATCCGCGATATGTCGGCCCGGTTTGTCGATGTCTCGACCGTGTTCGAAATGCTGCCGCACCCCGAGAACCGGCTGCAGCCGCATGCGACGCGCAAGGATGCCTTGGGCATTCCGACGCTGTCGATCAACTACGACATCGACGATTACGTCAAAGCTGCCGTGCCGGTTGTCAAAGAGGATTACGCCAATTTCGTCCGCATCATGGGCGGAGAAGTGATCGAGGATGACACCGGCTTCCAGAACCGCGACCACATCATGGGCACGGTGATCATGGGCGATGATCCGGCGACCTCGGTCGTGAACGGCGAATGCCGCACATGGGATCACGACAATCTGTTCCTGGCGACCACCGGTGTCATTCCCGCATCCGGCCTGATCAACCCGACGCTGACCGCGGTCGCGCTGGCGATCCGTTCGGCGCAGATCATCGCGAAGGAGATCTGA
- a CDS encoding c-type cytochrome — MTHRFMTTLAVSMLLAAPALAQDADQLAHGRSLVETNNCTGCHTQNLGGQFFGGWYVPNISSDEASGVGSWTADELVAYLRDGTSAKGQAAGSMAGVVGSITRHMPDADLQAIAAYLKSSDPVVSFERTTEAAAPGSFVDAKPASLASLDPVQSTDPAAHVDLSVTDGATLYISACATCHMPNGEGIEGQFYPALTGNTTTGTYVPNNLVQVILYGVTRDSNRGMPVHMPAFGNDLSDEQIAAVANYVFDRFGNDDLSVSGDDVALLRARQNLPGQQ; from the coding sequence ATGACCCATCGTTTTATGACGACCCTGGCGGTGTCCATGCTGCTGGCAGCGCCTGCACTCGCGCAGGACGCCGATCAATTGGCGCATGGCCGTTCGCTGGTCGAGACGAACAACTGCACGGGCTGCCACACGCAGAACCTGGGTGGTCAGTTCTTTGGCGGCTGGTATGTGCCCAATATCTCGTCGGACGAGGCCTCGGGCGTGGGAAGCTGGACGGCGGACGAGCTGGTGGCCTATCTGCGCGATGGCACGTCGGCCAAGGGGCAGGCGGCCGGGTCGATGGCCGGCGTTGTCGGCAGCATCACGCGCCATATGCCCGACGCGGATCTGCAAGCGATTGCAGCCTATCTGAAATCCAGTGATCCGGTGGTCAGCTTTGAGCGCACCACCGAGGCCGCCGCGCCCGGCAGCTTTGTGGATGCGAAGCCCGCAAGCCTCGCCTCGCTTGATCCGGTGCAATCCACCGATCCGGCGGCGCATGTCGATCTGTCGGTCACTGATGGCGCGACCCTTTACATTTCGGCCTGTGCGACTTGCCACATGCCAAACGGCGAGGGGATCGAGGGGCAGTTCTATCCGGCGCTGACGGGGAACACGACCACGGGCACCTATGTGCCGAACAATCTGGTGCAGGTGATCCTTTACGGCGTTACCCGCGACAGCAATCGCGGGATGCCGGTGCATATGCCCGCCTTTGGCAATGATCTGAGCGATGAACAGATTGCTGCCGTGGCGAATTATGTGTTCGACCGCTTTGGCAATGACGATCTGAGCGTTTCGGGCGACGACGTGGCACTGCTGCGCGCGCGCCAGAACCTGCCGGGTCAGCAGTAA
- a CDS encoding nucleotidyltransferase domain-containing protein → MSALQPLPQDAWDAWTPDQLAKRLACFTGDWYVVGGWALDLWHGAQTRAHEDLEFAVLADHEQPCRQALKDLSFFTAHDGTLAYLPLSAPLPADIWQQWGADMNTGLWRVDMMVDRGTPDLWIYKRDPALTMPRTDAIRQTPCGIRYLAPHLALLFKAKYARDKDNTDFQTALPRLTRAETADLTLWLDRFHPQHPWITALQNR, encoded by the coding sequence GTGTCTGCCTTGCAACCATTGCCACAAGACGCTTGGGACGCATGGACGCCCGATCAATTGGCCAAGCGCCTCGCGTGCTTTACCGGTGATTGGTATGTCGTCGGTGGCTGGGCGCTGGATCTGTGGCACGGCGCGCAAACCCGCGCGCATGAGGATCTGGAATTCGCCGTTCTTGCGGATCACGAACAGCCCTGTCGCCAAGCCCTAAAGGATCTGTCCTTTTTCACCGCACATGACGGCACCCTTGCCTATCTGCCGCTGTCCGCGCCGCTGCCAGCCGATATCTGGCAGCAATGGGGCGCGGATATGAATACGGGCCTGTGGCGTGTCGATATGATGGTGGATCGCGGCACACCCGATCTGTGGATCTATAAACGCGACCCCGCTCTGACGATGCCGCGCACCGACGCGATCCGGCAAACCCCCTGCGGCATCCGCTATCTCGCGCCGCATCTGGCGCTGCTGTTCAAGGCGAAATATGCGCGCGACAAGGACAATACGGATTTCCAAACCGCCCTGCCGCGCCTGACCCGGGCCGAGACGGCGGATCTGACCCTTTGGCTGGACCGCTTCCACCCGCAGCACCCATGGATCACGGCGCTGCAGAACCGCTAA
- a CDS encoding PQQ-dependent sugar dehydrogenase, with amino-acid sequence MSQRNLRKALATSALALAFAGAASAQDFNEAPPNDPNQSPAFEGQTRAPVIADDIALSKDVFAGGLVNPWGMDQLPDGSWLVTERPGRLRHVGADGTLSEPITGIPEVDSRGQGGLLDVTVADDFDSTRRIWFSFAEPRGGETNATAVGTGILSEDNTALSDVEVIFQQQPAWESTLHFGSRLVFAPDGALFVTTGERSLPEPRELSQDVTTHLGKVIRITPEGGAADGNPAIEGGLPEIWSYGHRNLQGATIGPDGELWTIEHGPRGGDELNRPEAGLNYGWPVITYGINYSGEAINTGITAQEGMEQPLYFWDPSIATSNMVFYEGDLFPDWQNSLLIGSLAGQSLVRLTLDGTAVTGEARYFAGEGRIRDVDVGADGAIYLLIDAEDGQMLRVTPAE; translated from the coding sequence ATGTCACAGCGTAACCTGCGCAAGGCCCTTGCCACCTCTGCTCTCGCCCTCGCATTTGCGGGCGCTGCCTCAGCACAAGATTTCAACGAAGCCCCCCCGAACGACCCGAACCAATCCCCCGCGTTCGAGGGGCAGACCCGCGCCCCCGTCATCGCCGATGACATCGCGCTCAGCAAAGACGTCTTCGCGGGTGGCCTCGTGAACCCATGGGGCATGGACCAACTGCCCGACGGCAGCTGGCTGGTCACCGAACGCCCCGGCCGCCTGCGCCACGTGGGCGCGGATGGCACCCTGTCCGAGCCGATCACCGGCATCCCCGAGGTCGACAGCCGCGGCCAAGGCGGCCTTTTGGATGTCACCGTCGCCGATGATTTCGACAGCACCCGCCGCATCTGGTTCAGCTTTGCCGAGCCGCGCGGCGGCGAGACCAATGCGACCGCCGTCGGCACCGGCATCCTGTCCGAGGACAACACCGCCCTTTCGGATGTCGAGGTGATTTTCCAACAGCAGCCCGCATGGGAATCGACGCTGCACTTCGGCTCGCGCCTTGTGTTTGCGCCTGATGGCGCGCTGTTCGTCACCACGGGCGAGCGCTCGCTGCCCGAGCCGCGCGAGCTGTCGCAGGATGTCACCACGCACCTCGGCAAAGTCATCCGCATCACCCCCGAGGGCGGCGCCGCTGACGGCAATCCGGCGATTGAAGGCGGCCTGCCCGAGATCTGGTCCTATGGCCACCGCAACCTGCAAGGCGCGACCATCGGCCCAGATGGCGAGCTGTGGACAATCGAACACGGCCCCCGCGGCGGCGACGAGCTGAACCGCCCCGAAGCCGGTCTGAACTATGGCTGGCCCGTCATCACCTATGGCATCAACTACAGCGGCGAGGCGATCAACACCGGCATCACCGCGCAAGAGGGCATGGAGCAACCGCTCTATTTCTGGGACCCGTCCATCGCTACCTCGAATATGGTGTTCTACGAGGGTGACCTGTTCCCCGACTGGCAGAACTCGCTGCTGATCGGCTCGCTTGCCGGTCAAAGCCTGGTGCGCCTGACGCTGGACGGCACCGCAGTGACCGGCGAGGCGCGCTATTTCGCAGGTGAAGGCCGTATCCGCGATGTGGATGTCGGCGCGGATGGCGCGATCTATCTGCTGATCGACGCCGAAGACGGCCAGATGCTGCGCGTCACGCCAGCCGAGTAA
- a CDS encoding CBU_0592 family membrane protein: protein MGMPDFIGLLGAVFYLSAYAMLQLGKLKLEDNAYAGLNILGAIAILTSLIWSFNLGALVTQSAWLVFTVLGVIRSRMRRAALPPNPAGHA, encoded by the coding sequence ATGGGAATGCCTGATTTTATCGGCCTTTTGGGCGCCGTTTTCTATCTGTCTGCCTATGCGATGCTGCAACTGGGCAAGCTGAAACTCGAGGATAATGCCTATGCGGGGCTGAATATCTTGGGTGCCATCGCGATCCTGACCTCGCTGATCTGGAGCTTTAACCTCGGCGCATTGGTGACCCAATCGGCCTGGCTGGTGTTCACCGTCTTGGGCGTGATCCGCTCGCGGATGCGCCGCGCCGCTTTGCCGCCCAATCCCGCAGGTCACGCGTAA
- a CDS encoding LysR family transcriptional regulator, with the protein MSRMKVPPIAALVAFQTVARCGSISSAAGMMGLTQSGVSRQIARLEDFVGAALFDRTASGVVLNAFGQDYALQVGRVMDALGTLEDTVQGARDRSQVVLACSQGVADLWVLPRLQQLRHDLPWLVLKLRVDENIALLRPDEYDLALYHRPARMADFVMEPLGPERMVPVMAPGQPPLIQQAAPLLLTMEESFKEWTDWGNWLYSAGVELPAGAMRWKMGSYRLAIEAARQGIGVAMGWTWVVQDLLDAGALVEAHPHHLEGPGHYYLLRSAQRHQRSSAKKLADWIQAKNRVLDRPAETTVTGV; encoded by the coding sequence ATGAGCCGCATGAAGGTGCCGCCAATCGCCGCGCTGGTGGCGTTTCAAACCGTGGCGCGCTGTGGGTCGATTTCCAGCGCGGCCGGAATGATGGGGCTGACCCAAAGCGGCGTCAGTCGCCAGATCGCGCGGCTGGAGGATTTCGTCGGCGCGGCGCTGTTTGACCGCACGGCATCGGGCGTGGTGCTGAATGCATTCGGGCAGGATTACGCGCTGCAGGTGGGCCGCGTGATGGATGCGCTGGGAACGCTAGAGGATACGGTGCAGGGCGCGCGCGACCGCAGCCAAGTCGTGCTGGCCTGTTCGCAGGGCGTCGCGGATCTGTGGGTTTTGCCGCGCTTGCAGCAGTTGCGCCATGACCTGCCGTGGCTGGTGCTGAAGCTGCGGGTGGATGAAAACATCGCCCTGCTGCGGCCCGACGAATATGATCTGGCCTTGTATCACAGGCCAGCGCGTATGGCGGATTTCGTGATGGAGCCTTTGGGCCCCGAGCGGATGGTGCCGGTGATGGCGCCCGGGCAGCCCCCCTTGATCCAGCAGGCCGCGCCGCTGCTGCTGACGATGGAGGAGAGTTTCAAGGAATGGACCGACTGGGGCAATTGGCTTTACAGCGCGGGGGTCGAGCTGCCGGCAGGCGCGATGCGGTGGAAGATGGGCAGCTACCGTCTGGCCATCGAGGCGGCGCGTCAGGGCATCGGTGTTGCGATGGGCTGGACATGGGTGGTGCAGGATCTGCTGGACGCGGGCGCGCTGGTCGAGGCGCATCCTCATCACCTGGAGGGGCCGGGTCATTACTATCTTTTGCGCTCGGCGCAGCGGCACCAGCGCAGCAGTGCGAAAAAGCTAGCCGACTGGATTCAGGCCAAAAATCGGGTGCTGGATCGGCCCGCCGAAACCACAGTCACAGGGGTATGA